The sequence TTTGAAACATATCTCTTCTGAGCTTGCGCAAGTGCTGCAGGCAGATGAGAAAAAAAATTCATTTGTGCGATACGTGATTGAATCACTTTGGAATAAACATGCCGGAAATGATGAAAAAATTTATCAAGAACTGGAAAAAATATATGACAATTTTTCTCAAGAGCTTTTGTTGGGGCAAGAAAAAAGAACAGATCAATATTGGAAGCAACTAGCATTTAGATTCCATGCGAATATGGTCAATGATCATAAATTAACCTTTGTAGATGCAATTTCTCGTGGTTTTAGGCATGGAACAACTGGACGATTATTTTATTCGGCAGGTTTGGGAGCAATTGCCGTGATGTGTATGGAATTATTTAGAATGTATGGATCAACTTATTTTTATAATTATGCCCAGCGAGAGGATGGTTTTGGGTTTGTTAAAGTTGATAAGCGACGAATGTTTTTTTGGGGTGCTTTTGTTTTAATGTCTGCATGGTCTTGTAAAAATAAGCTTGCAACGTATCGCACACTTGAAGCAGAAAGAGATTATCGAGTTTTTCTTACGCGGCAGGGATTATTGGCAGAAGAGAAACATGCAGAAAAGTTCTACTGGGGCTGGTTTCTCCCGGAATGGAAAATGAAAAAAAAGAATCTTCTGGATGTAGAAAAGGAATTTAATGCTTATGTTGAGCAATTTTCTGGAATAAGCAAATCTTTAGAAGAATAATCACAAAAAGTTTTGAAACCCCTTATCTTCCAATTTTTTTATAAGTTCTCTGATGTTTTCTTGTTCTCCTACTTTCTTTACAAGAATTATTTCGTCTGTTTCGATGACGCACAAATTACTTACGTCGACAAAAGCGATAAGCTTTTTTTTGCTATGCGCGATGTTTCCTTCGCCATTCAGAGAAATGCAATTTTGTTCTTTTTTGCTGTTTTTATCTTGAGAGTAAGAGACAAATGATTCAATATCACCTAAATCTTGCCAGGTCATATTTGATGCAAAGACAACGCGATTTGCAATCTTTTCTGTTACTGTTGTGTCGAATGAGCAGGGTGAAATTTGCGCGTATTCTTTGTGTCCTTGTACCACAGAAATCATATCCTGATAGAGCTCAGGAGCGGCTTCTTTGAATGCTTGTAAAAAAATTGAATTTCGAGCAACAAAAATACCGCAATTCCACAGTGTGTATGAGGTATTCCAGAGAAGTTCAGCGATTTCTTGTGGAGGTTTTTCGATAAATTTATCAATATTAATTGGCGAATTTATTTCGTCTTTATTGTTTGCAAGAATATATCCGTACAAAGATGATGCTTTTGAAGGTTTTACTCCGATTAAACAAATATCTCCATACGATTCGGCATATGAAATGACACTCGTTAATGTTTTTTCGAATAAAAAGGTCTCTTTAATTGAATGATCAGATGGGGTAAAAACAACTACAGGGTCGGTGTTTTCTTCTTCTGCAATTTGCAAACATGCGTACAGCATTGCTGGTGCAGTGTTTTTTCCACAAGGTTCAATTGTGTAGGTATCTACAATATCACCAAGTAATTGCTGAATAGCCTGAAAGTATTCTTTATTCGTAACAATTCCGATTTTATCAGTATTTTTTTTTATTTGAGCTAATCGTTCAACGGTTGTTTCCAGCAGCGTTTGTTTGTCATCAACTGATACGAGCTGTTTTGGCGTATTTGAGCGACTTAACGGCCAGAGACGCTGTCCTTTTCCGCCACATAAAATCATATAGTGTGTTGGGGTCATAAGAATAATCCTTTTATAGGGTTTTTTCAAAAAGCGACAATTGCAACAACGACCATTGTTGAACGGCTTTCGTTGGAGCTTGCGTATTATTTGAGGCTATTTTTTGTGGATCAAGATTGCTAAATAGCGGACCGTTTGTATCAAGTGTATTCGCGATCCTTGCAGGAAAGTATTCTCCTTTTGTAAACCAATGCAAGAGAGGAACGCTAAAGCCTTGTTTTTTGCGATAAACAATATCTTTGGGTAAGTATCGTTCTGCGACTTTTTTTAATAAATATTTTGTACACGACCAACTAATTTTTAGTTTTGTTGGGAGTGCAAGAGCAAACTCGGCAATCGTGTGATCGAGAAATGGCACTCGCGTTTCTATCCCATGCATCATAGACATTTTGTCTGCACGCATGAGAAGTAGTTCTGGCAATCGATGAACGAGTTCTAGGTAACACATTTCTTTTTCTAGAGAAATATTTGGAGCTTTCGAGTAGAGATTTTTTCTATGATATTCAATGATAGAATGTGTGTCTGACGTTATGAGTAGTCCCGGATATATTTTTTCTAGAATAGGGTCATGAAATTCAGACATTTTTTTTGTTAAAAGCTGTTTTTTTTGAAGTTCAGTAAAGGGAAGAGCTCCGGTCCAAAAAAGTGCGCGATCGTTTTCCCAGTTGTACATAATCTCTTGATAAAAGTCGTTTTTGCGAATGAATGGAGCTGCGCATGCAGCAATAATTTTTTTTGTGTTGGAGGAAAATGATTGTTGAGATGAAGACAGTCCGATTGAATTAAATACGTGATATTTTTGATAAATACTGTATCCCATAAAAAGTTCATCTGCGCCTTCGCCTATCAAAATTGCCGGAATAGAATTGTTTCGTGCAAGCTCTGAAACGCAGCTGAAAGGAATACAGACGGGGTCTGCATGTGGTTCATCAAGATGAAAAATTGCTTTATCTAAAATTGCGTTTGCAGTCTGTTCGGTTAATAGCACTTCATGGTGCTTTGTGGCAAACAACTGCGCAACTTTTTTTGCGTGTTCTAGTTCGTTATCTTGCATCCACGATTCATATCCAACAGAAAAAGTGTGCACGTTTGATGAGCTCTGATTCATCAGTGCAACAATTAAACTTGAATCGAGTCCTCCTGATAAAAAAGCACCAACGGGTCTATCTGAAAGCATTGTTCGTTTTACTGCGGCTTGAAGTAATGAGTCTAGTGCATTGATTGCTTCGGCTTCATCGGAAATAGTTGTCTGCTGGGTAATGATAGAAAGAGGTGAATACCATTGGTGAAAATTTAATTCGCCATCGAGCTTGGATATTGCATACCATCCTGCTGGAAGTTTGTATATTTCTTTAAATAACGTTAGTGGTGCAGGTGTGATCATCAAAGAAAGGTAGTGCGAAATAAGCTCTGGTATAATGGTTTTTTTTATAAAAGGGAGTGTTGTGAGCGCTTTGATTTCAGAAGCGAATGAAATGATTCCGCCTTGAGTAGAAAAATAGAGCGGTTTGATGCCAAATCGATCACGTGCAAGAAAAAGAGTTTTTTTGTTTGTATCAAATAACGCAAATGCAAACATGCCATTAAGATGTTTTAAGCATTCAATGCCCCATTTTTTGTATGCAAAAACAAGTGTTTCTGTGTCGCTGTTTGATTTGTATACAAATCCTTCGTTTTTGAATTGAACTGAAAGTTCTGGATGATTGTAAATTTCTCCATTAAATGAAATAACAATCGAATTGTCATCACTATGAAAGGGTTGTCGAGCGTTAAAAGACTGATCTTGAATGCTGAGTCTGCGGTGAACAAGTCCCATCAAATTATCGTGAGAAAGCCAATATCCATAACCATCTGGACCGCGGTGTTTAATTGCTTCTTCCATGCCGCGTAAAAGCGCAAAGTGATTATCCGTTAGGTTTTTTTTGGTATCGTAAAAACCTGCGATTCCACACATGGTATATCCTTATCGATTAGAGTTGAATGGTTTGATTTTCTGGAGATGCCTGGAAGAAATCATCTTGTTTTTCGCTTGTTTGAGATAGTTTTTGAGCCTGATATCCGTAATCGACAACGCCGCCTCCAGCTTGCGCAAGAAGATCTACTTCAAGGGTTATTTCCGTTGCATATAAAATACGTTGGCGTTCACCTACGTGAGACGATAAATCGCCAGATATGATTCCATCAACAAAATATGATATAGCCTGTGTGTATCCTTTTTCTGGTGTACTACTCATGCGGTTAAACGTATGGTCTAATCCAAACCCTTGTAGTGTTTTAAAGTCCTCAAGAATTGCGCTTTTTCCATCCCAAAAGATTTCAAGGCGCTCTTTTTCGAGTAAAGAGCTTCCTGTGGCTGCGTATAAAATCGATGCAATTGAGTTGTCTGCAAAGCTCAGTTGAATTGAAAGAGTGTCATTGTTATTCATGTCGGCGCGACCTTTACCCGCAGGAGATACTGCAATCCGAGTAACAAGACTTCCGGAGAGATAAATCAGCAGATGAATGAAGTGGCATACTTCTCCAACAATTCTTCCGCCATGTTCAAGGGATTGAATCCAATGAGTTGATGGAATATATCCGGCGTTAATTCTGTATGTTATAGCTAGTGGGGTTGCTCGATTGGTGATTGCTTTTTTGATCTGTGCAATAAACGGTGAATGTCTGCGGTTGAAATCAACATGCCACGGAGCTGTTGGCTGCAGATGGTGAAAAGCATAGAGTTTTTTGAGTTGATCGTGAGTTACTGCAACTGGTTTTTCTACAAAAACTGGTCTGCCCGTAGAAAGTGCGTCAAGAAGTTGCTCGGTATGAAATTTGTGTGGTGTTGCGATAACAAAAGCGTCTATTTCTTCAATCGCAAGAAGATGTCGATAGTCATTTGAATATTCTGCGACGTTAAATTGGCGAGCAGCATTAACAACCGTTTGAATTTTTGTATCTGAAAGAGCATGCAAAGAGATTGCAGGATTCTTTAAAAAAGAAGGAATGAGTTGGGTGGTAGAAAAGCCTCCTGTTCCGATCCATCCAATTTTTATTGAATCTGATGGGTTTTTAAAAACAATCGCAGGGACATGACTTATTTCTGGTTGAGGGTCTATAATTTCTGAGTGATTGCTATAAGACAGAACAATACCAATCGCGGTTTTTTTGGAAAGAGATTCATATGCCTCTGGAGCTTGCTGTAATTGATATTCGCTGGTTATTAAATCATCAAAATTAAGTTTTTTTTCATCGATAAGTCGAGCAATTGTTTGCAGATTCCGGTGTTCTGTCCAGCGTACATACGCATATGGATAGTCGATTCCTTGTGCTTCGTATTGTTCGTCATATCTTCCAGGTCCATACGAGCAAGAAATAAGTAAATCGATTTCTTTTTGATACAATTCATCGCGTGATGCGGTGATTGGGGTATCCCCAACAATAATAATTTTTCCTTTTCGGCGTGTTGCTTGTGTTGCAAATTCAAGAATTTCAGCAGAGTTTCCGGCAGCAGTTATGATTGTTGCATCTGCTCCGTGATGTTCAGTTGCAAATAAGAGCTCTTTAAGGGCTGTTGGACTTTGTCCATTTATTACAGAAAAAGCACCGTATTTTTTTGCAAGATCTAGTCGATCTTGTTGGATGTCTATGCCAATCACTCGGCATCCTGCCAAAAATGCTAATTGAACTGTGATAAGGCCGAGAAAACCAAGTCCTTGTACGCAAACAATTTCATCGAAATGAATGTCAGCCCGTCTAAGTGCATGTAGTGAAATAGCGCCAAGTGTTGTTGCAGATGCGTTTTTGAGTGACTCTTCGTGGATTAGTTTTGCCGTTAAATGTTCTGGCACAACAACGAATTGGCCATGCATCGCATAGCCAGATCCAGCACATGCAACAAGGTCGCCAACTGATATGTTTTTTACACGAGCTCCAACGGCGATAACAACTCCAGAGCATGAGTAACCAACTGCAATAAGTTGTTCGAGTTTGCTTTTGACGAGTGAAATTGTTGAACGCAGCCCATTTTGAGCCAGGGCTTCTAGGGTTTTGTTTATCTGAGATTGGCCTTCAGTAAAAATACGATTAACAATTGATTTATTTGTATTGTTGAGAGTTGCGCGTTCTGTTCCTGGACTAATGCAGGAGTATGCAACTTCAACAAGTACGCTTGTGTCGTTAAGAAGAGGTCTTGAAACTTCTTGAATTACTGCTTTTCCTTGCGACAAAAAGACTTGTTTCATGGCCGGCCTTTCTAGAAAGTTGCGGAGGTCGATTTTTTTGTATGTAGTAAAAGTGTTTCGGTTTGGGCTATCTCTTGGTGGTGTCCGGTGTCGTAAAGAAGGCCGCAGGCATCGAAAATGACATTGTTTTTGAGTTGTGTGTATGAAATTTTTTTAAATTCATTATGTTTTACCAAAATAATTATCCCGTCAGCGATTTCTAGAGATCGCAACGGATCTATTTCTGCAAAGAAACCGAGTTCTTGAATTTTATGCGGGTGAACATTTGGTTCAACAACATGAAATGAGCAATTTTTTTCTAAAGAATGTAATTTTTGAGCGATTTCAAGAGCTGGAGATTCTCGCATGTCATCCACATTTGGCTTAAAGGTAAGGCCCCAAATTCCTATTGAAAGTTTTCGTGTTGGACTCTGTGTGCGAATTTTTGAAATAACATCAAGAATTCGATGCAAAACTAATTCTGGGCGATGATGATTGATCTTACGCGCTTCAGCAAACAGTTGAGTTGCTTGTGGGAAAGTATTGATTAAAAAATAAGGATCTACCGCGATACAGTGTCCCCCAACTCCACATCCTGGTTCTAAAATTTTTACACGAGGGTGTTGATTTGCAAGAGCAATAACTTCTCTGCTGTCGGTTCCTGCAGCGGTGCAAATTTGGTCAATTTGATTTGCAAGAGCAATTTGAACATCTCTCGAGCTGTTTTCGATAAGCTTTACAAGTTCAGCATTTTTTGCGGTTGTATGCTGAATGCTTCCAAAAACAAATGGGGCATAAAATTCAGCAGCTTTTTTTGCGCATTCTGGAGTTACGCCACCCAAAATTCGATTATTATGCGTGAGTTCATACAGGGTATTTCCAGGAAGTACGCGTTCAGGGCAATGTGCTACAAAAATAGTTTTACCAACGATAAAAGATGTTTGTTTTTCAATGGTTTTTGCGATCGTATCGGTTAAGAAAACAGGAATTGTCGATTCTATAATAATACAACAACCTTCTGTGAGCAGGGGTGTTATGGTTGAAATCGCCTGCCAAACATAATCAACATTAGCGGTTTTATTTTCATGAAATGGCGTTGGAACCGCAATGATAAAAAAATCAGCTTTTAATTGAGGATTTGTTGTGAATGAAATTTTTTTGTAAATCGACTGTAGAAGTGTTACAAGATCATGTTCTCGAATTGAGGTAATGCCATTTTTTAGTTGGGTAATTTTTTCATGATCAATGTCGTAGGCTTCAACATCAAAAGAGGTGTTTGCTGCAAGTAATGCGGTTGGTAATCCGATGTACCCAACACCAACTATGCACACTGATTTTTTATGAGATTGTACATTTATATTCATGGTTTTTGGTTTCTCCCAAAGCTTTAAAGGACTTATTTTTTCTGGCGAAACATAATGGCTCAGAAAATGGTTAAGAATTTGTTTGCACGATGAGCCATCGCCGTAAATTAATGACAG is a genomic window of Candidatus Dependentiae bacterium containing:
- a CDS encoding UDP-N-acetylglucosamine 2-epimerase (non-hydrolyzing); protein product: MKGFYLSILFIVGTRPEAIKLFPLYLAFKEQGLPVKLCISSQHIQLMNEQLHFFNVTPDFQLPLSPHLGNLNELFGQIVHELELIYKQFFFSWVFVQGDTATTCAAAISAFNRKIKIAHVEAGLRTFDLENPYPEEGYRSIISRIATINYAPTKHAEKNLLEEKISAEKIICVGNTVVDALHFGINKINKDRSLVSQNIQDFCQKAKNNNQKIILLTAHRREAHGQNLTNIFLAIKNFLLHNENVVCIYPSHPNPKIQTSLIVSGFTKELLQDQLFFSPPLSYADLVYSLTQADCIATDSGGIQEEAISLGKPIICLRNTTERPEGIDLGLSTITGFDTSKITRALEEKLLQSNQPATLSLIYGDGSSCKQILNHFLSHYVSPEKISPLKLWEKPKTMNINVQSHKKSVCIVGVGYIGLPTALLAANTSFDVEAYDIDHEKITQLKNGITSIREHDLVTLLQSIYKKISFTTNPQLKADFFIIAVPTPFHENKTANVDYVWQAISTITPLLTEGCCIIIESTIPVFLTDTIAKTIEKQTSFIVGKTIFVAHCPERVLPGNTLYELTHNNRILGGVTPECAKKAAEFYAPFVFGSIQHTTAKNAELVKLIENSSRDVQIALANQIDQICTAAGTDSREVIALANQHPRVKILEPGCGVGGHCIAVDPYFLINTFPQATQLFAEARKINHHRPELVLHRILDVISKIRTQSPTRKLSIGIWGLTFKPNVDDMRESPALEIAQKLHSLEKNCSFHVVEPNVHPHKIQELGFFAEIDPLRSLEIADGIIILVKHNEFKKISYTQLKNNVIFDACGLLYDTGHHQEIAQTETLLLHTKKSTSATF
- a CDS encoding zinc-binding dehydrogenase codes for the protein MKQVFLSQGKAVIQEVSRPLLNDTSVLVEVAYSCISPGTERATLNNTNKSIVNRIFTEGQSQINKTLEALAQNGLRSTISLVKSKLEQLIAVGYSCSGVVIAVGARVKNISVGDLVACAGSGYAMHGQFVVVPEHLTAKLIHEESLKNASATTLGAISLHALRRADIHFDEIVCVQGLGFLGLITVQLAFLAGCRVIGIDIQQDRLDLAKKYGAFSVINGQSPTALKELLFATEHHGADATIITAAGNSAEILEFATQATRRKGKIIIVGDTPITASRDELYQKEIDLLISCSYGPGRYDEQYEAQGIDYPYAYVRWTEHRNLQTIARLIDEKKLNFDDLITSEYQLQQAPEAYESLSKKTAIGIVLSYSNHSEIIDPQPEISHVPAIVFKNPSDSIKIGWIGTGGFSTTQLIPSFLKNPAISLHALSDTKIQTVVNAARQFNVAEYSNDYRHLLAIEEIDAFVIATPHKFHTEQLLDALSTGRPVFVEKPVAVTHDQLKKLYAFHHLQPTAPWHVDFNRRHSPFIAQIKKAITNRATPLAITYRINAGYIPSTHWIQSLEHGGRIVGEVCHFIHLLIYLSGSLVTRIAVSPAGKGRADMNNNDTLSIQLSFADNSIASILYAATGSSLLEKERLEIFWDGKSAILEDFKTLQGFGLDHTFNRMSSTPEKGYTQAISYFVDGIISGDLSSHVGERQRILYATEITLEVDLLAQAGGGVVDYGYQAQKLSQTSEKQDDFFQASPENQTIQL
- the asnB gene encoding asparagine synthase (glutamine-hydrolyzing), which encodes MCGIAGFYDTKKNLTDNHFALLRGMEEAIKHRGPDGYGYWLSHDNLMGLVHRRLSIQDQSFNARQPFHSDDNSIVISFNGEIYNHPELSVQFKNEGFVYKSNSDTETLVFAYKKWGIECLKHLNGMFAFALFDTNKKTLFLARDRFGIKPLYFSTQGGIISFASEIKALTTLPFIKKTIIPELISHYLSLMITPAPLTLFKEIYKLPAGWYAISKLDGELNFHQWYSPLSIITQQTTISDEAEAINALDSLLQAAVKRTMLSDRPVGAFLSGGLDSSLIVALMNQSSSNVHTFSVGYESWMQDNELEHAKKVAQLFATKHHEVLLTEQTANAILDKAIFHLDEPHADPVCIPFSCVSELARNNSIPAILIGEGADELFMGYSIYQKYHVFNSIGLSSSQQSFSSNTKKIIAACAAPFIRKNDFYQEIMYNWENDRALFWTGALPFTELQKKQLLTKKMSEFHDPILEKIYPGLLITSDTHSIIEYHRKNLYSKAPNISLEKEMCYLELVHRLPELLLMRADKMSMMHGIETRVPFLDHTIAEFALALPTKLKISWSCTKYLLKKVAERYLPKDIVYRKKQGFSVPLLHWFTKGEYFPARIANTLDTNGPLFSNLDPQKIASNNTQAPTKAVQQWSLLQLSLFEKTL